In the Salinirubrum litoreum genome, one interval contains:
- a CDS encoding acyl-CoA synthetase, protein MSLDYDAEMAAFEWDIPDDYALPAVIEDHADTFGDRVALRFFDESGTTAERTYDDLRADTNRFANALADLGVGKGDRVMHLVPRHPDVFALQLGALKRGALLVPCSAMLKPKDIAFRANDCEASTVVAHADLTDMVDPVADETPLETLICLDGDPEGWHDFHDLLDGQAAEHDGPDLAAEDPMSINYTSGTTGQPKPVLHKHRWMRAFELVNAPYWWGVTADSDMSEELLWATTGTGWAKWFWSPVGVGLTTGATQLLYDGEFDPDTFLSIMADEGVTRLCAVPTQYRMFAQADLDGYDLDLVDALSAGEPLNREAIDALESGIGVVPRDGYGQTETVALVTNYPGIDVKPGSMGKPTPVGTTIIDEEDEEVEPGEIGEIAVPVESPGIFDGYYEKPHLDEKTFGGDYYRTGDLASRDDDGYFFFEGRADDIIISAGYRIGPFEVEDALVSHEAVAEAAAVASPHEERGDVVKAYVILTEGYEPSDALTTELQEFMKSETAPYKYPRRIEFTDELPKTSSGKIRRIELREREEEMFGQ, encoded by the coding sequence ATGTCACTCGACTACGACGCGGAGATGGCCGCCTTCGAGTGGGACATCCCGGACGACTACGCCCTCCCGGCGGTGATCGAGGACCACGCCGACACCTTCGGGGACCGGGTCGCGCTCCGGTTCTTCGACGAGTCGGGCACCACCGCAGAGCGCACCTACGACGACCTCCGGGCCGACACCAACCGGTTCGCCAACGCCCTCGCCGACCTGGGCGTCGGGAAGGGCGACCGCGTGATGCATCTCGTGCCCCGCCACCCCGACGTGTTCGCGCTCCAGTTGGGGGCGTTGAAGCGCGGTGCCCTGCTCGTCCCCTGTTCGGCGATGCTGAAGCCGAAAGACATCGCCTTCCGCGCGAACGACTGCGAGGCGAGTACGGTCGTCGCGCACGCCGACCTGACCGACATGGTCGACCCGGTCGCGGACGAAACGCCGCTGGAGACGCTGATCTGTCTCGACGGCGACCCCGAGGGCTGGCACGACTTCCACGACCTGCTGGACGGCCAGGCAGCCGAGCACGACGGTCCCGACCTCGCCGCCGAGGACCCGATGTCGATCAACTACACCTCCGGGACGACCGGCCAACCGAAACCCGTCCTGCACAAACACCGGTGGATGCGTGCCTTCGAGTTGGTCAACGCGCCGTACTGGTGGGGCGTCACCGCCGACTCCGACATGAGCGAGGAACTGCTGTGGGCGACGACCGGCACCGGGTGGGCGAAGTGGTTCTGGAGTCCGGTCGGCGTCGGCCTCACGACCGGCGCGACGCAACTGCTGTACGACGGCGAGTTCGACCCCGATACCTTCCTCTCGATCATGGCAGACGAGGGCGTCACGCGACTCTGTGCGGTTCCGACCCAGTACCGGATGTTCGCGCAGGCCGACCTCGACGGCTACGACCTCGACCTCGTGGACGCGCTCTCGGCTGGCGAACCACTCAACCGCGAGGCCATCGACGCGCTCGAATCCGGCATCGGCGTCGTCCCGCGTGACGGCTACGGCCAGACCGAGACGGTCGCGCTGGTCACCAACTACCCCGGTATCGACGTGAAGCCCGGAAGCATGGGCAAGCCGACGCCGGTCGGGACGACCATCATCGACGAGGAGGACGAGGAGGTCGAACCGGGGGAGATCGGCGAGATCGCGGTTCCGGTCGAGTCGCCGGGCATCTTCGACGGCTACTACGAGAAGCCACATCTGGACGAGAAGACCTTCGGCGGCGACTACTACCGGACCGGCGACCTCGCCTCCCGCGACGACGACGGCTACTTCTTCTTCGAGGGCCGGGCGGACGACATCATCATCTCGGCGGGCTACCGCATCGGCCCCTTCGAGGTCGAGGACGCGCTGGTGTCTCACGAGGCGGTCGCGGAGGCCGCCGCGGTCGCCAGCCCCCACGAGGAGCGCGGCGACGTGGTGAAGGCCTACGTCATCCTCACCGAGGGGTACGAACCGAGTGACGCCCTGACGACGGAGCTCCAGGAGTTCATGAAAAGCGAGACGGCCCCGTACAAGTACCCGCGTCGCATCGAGTTCACCGACGAACTGCCGAAGACCTCCTCGGGGAAGATTCGCCGCATCGAACTCCGCGAGCGCGAAGAGGAGATGTTCGGGCAGTAG
- a CDS encoding cryptochrome/photolyase family protein → MTVWLLGDQLNPDVGPLQSDDDHVLLIEAHEFAGRKPYHPQKLTMLFSAMRHFRDDLRDRGYDVTYVEAESFGAGLDEYFEAVPGDDLVLPDPPSHGAGERFREMVETRDGTLTVVENDLFLSSPDQWESWMHEDGPKDSYLQETFYRRMRRETGYLMDDGDPEGGEWNYDDENRETPPDDWSPPPVPEFEPDRLTREVHDWVIERYDDHWGNPDLGDFPWPVTREQALTALDHFVEYRLPEFGAYQDAMVGGEWALSHSLLSSAINLGLLRPEEAIEAAIDAYESGDAPLNSVEGFVRQLLGWREFMRHVYREAMPAMGAANQLDQAEALPDLYWTGETDMECLSEAVGHVHERGYAHHIERLMILSNFALIYGADPQELNEWFHVGFVDAYHWVTTPNVVGMGSFATDVLSSKPYASSANYVNKMSDHCKSCPYAVSKTTGENACPYNALYWDFLKENEDLLRGTGRMGLMYSHVDRKDDEEWTAIRERADEIRALARDGEL, encoded by the coding sequence ATGACGGTCTGGCTGCTCGGCGACCAACTGAACCCCGACGTCGGTCCCCTGCAGTCGGACGACGACCACGTCCTGCTGATCGAGGCCCACGAGTTCGCGGGGCGGAAACCGTACCATCCACAGAAGCTGACGATGCTGTTCTCGGCGATGCGGCACTTCCGGGACGATCTGCGAGATCGGGGCTACGACGTGACCTACGTCGAGGCCGAGAGTTTCGGCGCGGGACTGGACGAGTACTTCGAGGCGGTGCCGGGCGACGACCTCGTGCTCCCGGACCCGCCGAGTCACGGCGCAGGCGAGCGATTCCGCGAGATGGTCGAGACACGCGACGGGACGCTGACGGTCGTCGAGAACGACCTCTTTCTCTCGTCGCCCGACCAGTGGGAGTCGTGGATGCACGAGGACGGGCCGAAGGACAGCTACCTGCAGGAGACGTTCTATCGCCGGATGCGCCGCGAGACGGGCTACCTGATGGACGACGGGGACCCCGAAGGCGGCGAGTGGAACTACGACGACGAGAACCGGGAGACGCCGCCGGACGACTGGTCGCCGCCGCCGGTGCCGGAGTTCGAGCCGGATCGCCTGACACGAGAGGTCCACGACTGGGTGATCGAGCGATACGACGACCACTGGGGGAACCCAGACCTCGGCGACTTCCCGTGGCCCGTCACCCGCGAGCAGGCGCTGACCGCGCTGGATCACTTCGTGGAGTATCGGCTTCCGGAGTTCGGCGCGTACCAGGACGCGATGGTCGGTGGCGAGTGGGCGCTGTCACACTCCCTACTGTCGTCGGCGATCAACCTCGGACTCCTGCGGCCCGAGGAGGCAATCGAGGCCGCGATAGATGCGTACGAATCGGGCGACGCGCCACTGAACAGCGTCGAGGGGTTCGTCCGGCAACTGCTGGGCTGGCGGGAGTTCATGCGGCACGTGTACCGAGAAGCGATGCCGGCGATGGGCGCAGCGAACCAGTTGGATCAGGCCGAGGCGCTTCCCGACCTCTACTGGACGGGCGAGACCGACATGGAGTGTCTCTCGGAGGCGGTCGGCCACGTCCACGAGCGAGGGTACGCCCACCACATCGAACGGCTGATGATCCTCTCGAACTTCGCGCTGATCTACGGCGCGGACCCGCAGGAACTGAACGAGTGGTTCCACGTCGGGTTCGTCGACGCCTACCACTGGGTGACGACGCCGAACGTGGTCGGGATGGGGTCGTTCGCGACCGACGTGCTCTCCTCGAAACCGTACGCCTCCTCGGCGAACTACGTCAACAAGATGTCGGACCACTGCAAGTCGTGCCCGTACGCCGTCTCGAAGACGACCGGCGAGAACGCCTGTCCGTACAACGCGCTCTACTGGGACTTCCTGAAAGAGAACGAGGACCTCCTGCGCGGGACCGGCCGGATGGGGCTGATGTACTCGCACGTGGACCGGAAGGACGACGAGGAGTGGACAGCGATCCGCGAGCGGGCAGACGAGATTCGGGCACTCGCGCGCGACGGCGAGTTGTGA
- a CDS encoding GNAT family N-acetyltransferase, with amino-acid sequence MPGPPFLHGETVTLNPVDEEDLPFVQRVVNDPEVWQSLGSATPKTMKQEEEWYEQVSQEETDVHLLICVDGDPVGTVGMHVNETWGTGELGYMVAPEAWGEGYCTDAVRTISRYAFDERRLDKVVAEAYATNPGSRRVLEKVGFQREGVHRQEAFVGGERVDLCHFGLLADEFDQD; translated from the coding sequence ATGCCCGGTCCACCGTTCCTCCACGGCGAGACGGTCACGCTGAACCCGGTCGACGAAGAAGACCTGCCGTTCGTCCAGCGCGTCGTCAACGACCCCGAGGTCTGGCAGTCGCTCGGCTCCGCGACACCGAAGACGATGAAACAGGAGGAGGAGTGGTACGAGCAGGTCTCCCAGGAGGAGACCGACGTGCATCTCCTGATCTGCGTCGACGGCGACCCGGTCGGCACCGTCGGCATGCACGTCAACGAGACGTGGGGCACCGGCGAACTCGGCTACATGGTCGCGCCGGAGGCGTGGGGCGAGGGCTACTGCACCGACGCGGTTCGGACCATCAGCCGGTACGCCTTCGACGAACGCCGACTGGACAAGGTCGTCGCCGAGGCGTACGCGACGAATCCGGGGTCCCGGCGCGTCCTGGAGAAGGTCGGCTTCCAGCGGGAGGGCGTCCATCGGCAGGAGGCGTTCGTCGGCGGCGAGCGCGTCGATCTGTGCCACTTCGGCTTGCTGGCCGACGAGTTCGACCAGGACTGA
- the mvaD gene encoding phosphomevalonate decarboxylase MvaD: MKATARAHPIQGLVKYHGMRDHEMRLPYHDSISVCTAPSNTTTTVEFQPDASDDVYVVDGETVDGRGAERIDSVVDEVRARAGVDHPVRLESENSFPTNVGFGSSASGFAAAAMALSTAAGMDLSRPEVSTIARRGSASAARAVTGAFSQLHSGMNDADCRSYRVESDLEDDLRIVSGLVPAYKETEQAHAEAEDSHMFQARMAHIHEQIDEARDALRAADFERTFELAEHDSLSLAATTMTGPAGWVYWQPRTIAIFNAVRELRKEDVPVYFSTDTGASVYVNTTAEYVDEVEAAVADCGVETEVWEVGGPARILDESDALF, translated from the coding sequence ATGAAGGCGACCGCGCGTGCCCACCCGATCCAGGGGCTCGTCAAGTACCACGGGATGCGCGACCACGAGATGCGACTCCCGTACCACGACAGCATCAGCGTCTGTACCGCCCCCTCGAACACGACCACGACCGTCGAGTTCCAGCCCGACGCCAGCGATGACGTCTACGTCGTCGACGGCGAGACGGTCGACGGTCGCGGCGCGGAACGCATCGACTCGGTCGTCGACGAGGTCCGCGCCCGCGCCGGCGTCGACCACCCCGTCCGCCTCGAATCGGAGAACTCCTTCCCCACGAACGTCGGCTTCGGCTCCTCGGCGTCCGGCTTCGCGGCCGCCGCGATGGCACTGTCGACCGCCGCCGGCATGGACCTCTCCCGCCCGGAGGTCTCGACAATCGCCCGGCGCGGCTCCGCCTCGGCGGCCCGCGCGGTCACAGGGGCGTTCTCACAGCTCCACAGCGGGATGAACGACGCGGACTGTCGCTCCTACCGCGTCGAGAGCGACCTCGAAGACGACCTGCGCATCGTCTCGGGACTCGTCCCGGCGTACAAGGAGACGGAGCAGGCCCACGCGGAGGCCGAGGACAGCCACATGTTCCAGGCCCGGATGGCCCACATCCACGAACAGATCGACGAGGCCCGCGACGCCCTGCGTGCGGCGGACTTCGAGCGCACCTTCGAACTCGCGGAACACGACTCGCTGTCGCTCGCCGCGACGACGATGACCGGTCCGGCCGGCTGGGTCTACTGGCAGCCGCGCACCATCGCCATCTTCAACGCCGTGCGCGAGTTGCGAAAGGAGGACGTCCCGGTCTACTTCTCCACGGACACCGGCGCGTCGGTGTACGTCAACACGACCGCCGAGTACGTGGACGAGGTGGAGGCGGCCGTCGCGGACTGCGGCGTCGAGACCGAAGTGTGGGAGGTCGGCGGTCCCGCCCGGATTCTCGACGAGTCGGACGCGTTGTTCTGA
- a CDS encoding dihydrolipoamide acetyltransferase family protein, which translates to MGTKEFKLPDVGEGVAEGELVNWLVEVGDTVTEDMPVAEVETDKALVEVPSPYNGTVKELLAEEGQMVPVGDVIITFDVPGEDDEESETEETATAADATAEPAGDDEAATAAEAEPAGAEAGAEAESGDDEAETPSGRVFAPPNVRRLARELGVDIASVDGSGPSGRITEGDVRTAAEADESDTAETADDAPEPRSVSVGDGESSVSKRTTDGETATTVESAARDRTLAAPATRRVAEEEGVDLNAVPATEQRDGEGFVTAEAVREYAEAQRQARQAEVEAASATTDASGVSADAEAGGAASAESGAEAPEMTAEGPVERVPYRGVRRTIGKQMEQSKYTAPHVTHHDTVVIDDLVEFRAETKELASERDVKLTYMPFVLKAIVTALKEYPELNATLDESDPDDAEILLKQYYNVGIAVATDAGLMVPVVRNVDEKSVFELAREIDDLASRARDRKVTREEMQGGTFSVTNFGAIGGEYATPIINYPETAILGLGAIEQRPVVQDGEVTAAYTLPLSLSIDHRVIDGAVAGRFTNRVMELLQNPKLLLLE; encoded by the coding sequence ATGGGAACGAAGGAGTTCAAACTGCCCGACGTGGGCGAGGGCGTCGCGGAGGGCGAACTGGTCAACTGGCTCGTCGAGGTCGGCGACACGGTGACCGAGGACATGCCGGTGGCGGAAGTCGAGACCGACAAGGCGCTGGTCGAGGTGCCGTCGCCGTACAACGGCACGGTGAAAGAACTGCTCGCCGAGGAGGGCCAGATGGTCCCGGTCGGCGACGTGATCATCACCTTCGACGTGCCCGGCGAGGACGACGAGGAGAGCGAGACCGAGGAGACCGCCACGGCCGCAGACGCGACCGCCGAACCGGCAGGCGACGACGAGGCGGCGACAGCCGCCGAGGCGGAGCCTGCGGGTGCGGAGGCGGGTGCTGAAGCCGAGTCCGGGGACGACGAAGCCGAGACCCCCTCGGGTCGCGTCTTCGCGCCGCCGAACGTCAGGCGACTCGCCCGCGAACTGGGCGTGGACATCGCGTCGGTCGATGGTTCCGGCCCGAGCGGTCGGATCACCGAAGGCGACGTGCGCACTGCGGCCGAGGCTGACGAATCGGACACGGCGGAGACGGCCGACGACGCACCGGAACCCCGGAGCGTCTCGGTCGGCGACGGCGAGTCGTCGGTCTCGAAGCGGACGACGGACGGGGAGACCGCGACGACCGTGGAGTCGGCCGCCCGCGACCGGACGCTGGCCGCGCCCGCCACGCGCCGAGTCGCCGAGGAGGAGGGTGTCGATCTGAACGCGGTGCCCGCGACCGAACAGCGTGACGGCGAGGGGTTCGTCACCGCCGAGGCGGTGCGGGAGTACGCCGAGGCCCAGCGACAGGCACGGCAGGCCGAAGTCGAGGCGGCGTCTGCGACGACCGACGCGAGCGGGGTGTCTGCCGACGCCGAGGCGGGTGGTGCCGCGTCCGCCGAGAGTGGGGCCGAAGCCCCGGAGATGACCGCCGAGGGGCCGGTCGAGCGCGTCCCCTACCGGGGCGTCCGGCGGACCATCGGCAAGCAGATGGAGCAGTCGAAGTACACCGCGCCGCACGTCACCCACCACGACACCGTCGTCATCGACGACCTCGTGGAGTTCCGCGCCGAGACGAAGGAACTGGCGAGCGAGCGCGACGTGAAATTGACCTACATGCCCTTCGTGCTGAAGGCCATCGTCACCGCGCTGAAGGAGTACCCGGAACTCAACGCGACGTTAGACGAGTCCGACCCCGACGACGCCGAGATCCTGCTGAAGCAGTACTACAACGTCGGCATCGCGGTGGCGACCGACGCCGGCCTGATGGTGCCGGTCGTGAGGAACGTCGACGAGAAGTCCGTCTTCGAGTTGGCCCGCGAGATCGACGATCTGGCCTCGCGAGCGCGTGACAGGAAGGTGACGCGCGAGGAGATGCAGGGCGGGACGTTCTCGGTCACGAACTTCGGCGCTATCGGCGGCGAGTACGCCACGCCGATCATCAACTACCCCGAGACCGCGATTCTGGGTCTCGGTGCTATCGAACAGCGCCCGGTCGTGCAGGACGGCGAGGTGACGGCGGCGTACACGCTGCCCCTCTCGCTGTCCATCGACCACCGAGTCATCGACGGGGCGGTCGCCGGTCGGTTCACGAACCGAGTGATGGAACTACTGCAGAACCCGAAGCTGCTACTGCTCGAATAA
- the ggt gene encoding gamma-glutamyltransferase, translating into MNFDYPWQFTGRRSAVMARNGAVATSHPLAARTGVRVLEDGGNAADAAVAVAAVLNVVEPHMTGIGGDAFALVHSEGDVTALNASGGAPAAADIDDYRERTDATEDGEPVVPADGGLPVTTPGALDGWHRLTDWFGTREFGDLLGPAIDYAREGVPVSEWIARQWAGAASRFRQFDATSETFLHDGDAPEVGETFRNPTLAETFETVAEEGIGAFYGGEIGEAVVQRVQEHGGTLELSDLEAHEGEWTDPVSTEYRGVEVLEHPPNGQGTVALEALNVASAFDLPDDPTDPDRLHHLIEATKIGFADGYEYISDPDEADIPLDRMLSPEYGHDRAGEVGHRADTYDPKAGLDWAGGTVGRATEPGDPTAGDGPAPDNTVYLTVVDGDGMAVSLINSVYMSFGSALTAAGFALQNRGHSFSLDPTHNNCLAPEKRPFHTIIPAMLREDGEFRASWGVMGGSMQPQGHLQVVANLTDGLNPQAALDAPRFRWLEGQRVALETNRIPESVVTNLRGRGHRVVEEDEFFDAGGHWGGGQIVYRDSDGTLIAGSDPRRDGAAMGF; encoded by the coding sequence ATGAACTTCGACTACCCGTGGCAGTTCACCGGTCGACGCTCGGCCGTCATGGCCCGGAACGGCGCGGTCGCCACCAGCCACCCACTCGCGGCCCGAACCGGCGTGCGCGTGCTGGAAGACGGCGGCAACGCGGCCGACGCGGCCGTGGCGGTCGCGGCGGTCCTGAACGTCGTGGAACCGCACATGACCGGCATCGGCGGGGACGCCTTCGCACTGGTCCACAGCGAGGGCGACGTGACCGCGCTGAACGCCTCCGGCGGCGCGCCCGCCGCCGCGGACATCGACGACTACCGCGAGCGCACCGACGCGACGGAGGACGGCGAGCCAGTCGTGCCGGCCGACGGCGGCCTGCCGGTGACGACTCCGGGCGCACTCGACGGCTGGCACCGACTCACAGACTGGTTCGGCACCCGCGAGTTCGGCGACCTGCTCGGTCCAGCGATCGACTACGCCCGCGAGGGCGTCCCGGTCTCCGAGTGGATCGCCCGCCAGTGGGCCGGCGCAGCGAGTCGATTCCGGCAGTTCGACGCGACCAGCGAGACCTTCCTGCACGACGGCGACGCTCCCGAGGTCGGCGAGACGTTCCGCAATCCGACGTTAGCGGAGACCTTCGAGACCGTCGCCGAGGAGGGGATCGGCGCGTTTTACGGGGGCGAGATCGGCGAGGCGGTCGTCCAGCGCGTGCAGGAGCACGGCGGGACGCTCGAACTCTCGGATCTCGAAGCGCACGAGGGCGAGTGGACCGATCCGGTGAGCACCGAGTACCGAGGCGTCGAGGTGCTGGAACACCCACCTAACGGGCAGGGCACCGTCGCACTGGAGGCACTGAACGTCGCCAGTGCGTTCGATCTTCCGGACGATCCGACCGATCCCGACCGCCTCCACCACCTGATCGAGGCGACCAAGATCGGGTTCGCCGACGGCTACGAGTACATCTCCGATCCCGACGAGGCCGACATCCCGCTCGACCGGATGCTGTCTCCGGAGTACGGGCACGACAGAGCAGGCGAGGTCGGCCACCGGGCGGACACCTACGACCCGAAGGCGGGACTCGACTGGGCGGGCGGCACGGTCGGGAGAGCGACCGAACCGGGCGACCCGACCGCAGGCGACGGGCCAGCGCCGGACAACACGGTGTACCTGACGGTCGTGGACGGCGACGGGATGGCCGTCTCGCTGATCAACAGCGTCTATATGAGCTTCGGCAGTGCACTGACTGCGGCGGGCTTCGCCCTCCAGAACCGGGGCCACAGTTTCTCGCTCGACCCCACACACAACAACTGCCTCGCGCCCGAAAAGCGCCCGTTCCACACGATCATCCCGGCGATGCTCCGGGAGGACGGCGAGTTCCGCGCCTCGTGGGGCGTGATGGGCGGGTCGATGCAACCGCAGGGACACCTCCAGGTCGTCGCCAACCTGACGGACGGGCTGAACCCGCAGGCCGCGCTCGACGCACCGCGGTTCCGGTGGCTCGAGGGCCAGCGCGTCGCACTGGAGACGAACCGCATCCCGGAGTCGGTCGTGACGAACCTCCGGGGCAGAGGACACCGCGTCGTCGAGGAGGACGAGTTCTTCGACGCGGGCGGCCACTGGGGCGGCGGTCAGATCGTCTACCGCGACTCGGACGGCACGCTGATCGCCGGCTCCGACCCCCGGCGTGACGGCGCGGCGATGGGGTTCTGA
- the lpdA gene encoding dihydrolipoyl dehydrogenase, whose translation MVVGDIATGTDVLVVGAGPGGYVAAIRAAQKGLDTTLVEKDAYGGTCLNYGCIPSKALITGANLAHEAGHAEEMGIHADPAVDLSAMVDWKDGVVDQLTGGVEKLCKANGVNLVEGEARFADEHKVRVAHGGEGQGSESIEFEHCIVSTGSRPIQIPGFEFADDPIHDSRELLAMDSVPDRLLVVGAGYIGMELSTTYAKLGSDVTVVEMLDDVLPGYEDDVARIVRKRAEELGIDFHFGEGASEWQNGPDGGVVVTTETEDGEESTYPADEVLVAVGRQPVTDTLDLDAAGIETTEQGFIDTDDRARTEQDHIFAVGDVAGEPMLAHTASKEGIVAAEVIAGEPAALDYQAIPAAVFTDPEIGTVGMTESEAEEAGFEPTVGQMPFRASGRALTTNHAEGFVRIVADEPSGFVLGAQIVGPEASELIAEIALAIEMGATLEDVASTIHTHPTLAEAVMEAAENAMGQAIHTLNR comes from the coding sequence ATGGTCGTCGGAGACATCGCAACCGGAACTGACGTACTGGTCGTCGGGGCGGGACCGGGCGGCTACGTCGCCGCCATCCGCGCCGCACAGAAGGGACTCGACACGACGCTGGTCGAGAAGGACGCCTACGGGGGCACCTGCCTGAACTACGGCTGTATCCCCTCGAAGGCGCTCATCACCGGCGCGAACCTCGCCCACGAGGCGGGCCACGCCGAGGAGATGGGGATCCACGCCGACCCCGCCGTGGACCTCTCGGCGATGGTCGACTGGAAGGACGGCGTCGTCGATCAACTGACGGGCGGCGTCGAGAAGCTCTGCAAGGCGAACGGCGTCAACCTCGTCGAAGGCGAGGCGAGATTCGCCGACGAGCACAAGGTCCGGGTCGCCCACGGCGGCGAGGGCCAGGGCTCCGAGTCCATCGAGTTCGAGCACTGCATCGTCTCGACCGGATCGCGCCCGATCCAGATTCCGGGCTTCGAGTTCGCCGACGACCCGATCCACGACTCGCGGGAACTGCTGGCGATGGACTCGGTTCCCGACCGCCTGCTCGTCGTGGGCGCCGGTTACATCGGGATGGAACTCTCGACGACGTACGCCAAACTCGGGTCTGACGTGACGGTCGTCGAGATGCTGGACGACGTGCTGCCGGGCTACGAGGACGACGTGGCCCGAATCGTGCGCAAGCGCGCCGAGGAACTCGGAATCGACTTCCACTTCGGCGAGGGTGCCTCCGAGTGGCAGAACGGTCCGGATGGCGGCGTCGTCGTCACCACCGAGACCGAGGACGGCGAGGAGTCGACCTACCCGGCAGACGAGGTGCTGGTCGCGGTCGGTCGCCAGCCAGTCACGGACACGCTGGATCTGGACGCGGCCGGCATCGAGACGACCGAGCAGGGATTCATCGACACGGACGACCGCGCTCGCACCGAGCAGGACCACATCTTCGCGGTCGGCGACGTGGCGGGCGAACCGATGCTCGCTCACACCGCCTCGAAGGAGGGTATCGTCGCCGCGGAGGTGATCGCCGGCGAACCGGCCGCGCTGGACTACCAGGCGATTCCGGCGGCGGTGTTCACCGATCCGGAGATCGGCACGGTTGGTATGACCGAATCGGAGGCCGAGGAAGCCGGCTTCGAGCCGACGGTCGGCCAGATGCCGTTCCGCGCGAGTGGCCGGGCGCTGACGACGAACCACGCCGAGGGGTTCGTCCGGATCGTCGCCGACGAGCCGTCCGGCTTCGTCCTGGGCGCACAGATCGTCGGTCCAGAGGCGTCCGAACTGATCGCCGAGATCGCGCTGGCGATCGAGATGGGCGCGACACTCGAAGACGTGGCATCGACCATCCACACGCACCCGACACTCGCGGAGGCGGTGATGGAGGCCGCCGAGAACGCGATGGGGCAGGCGATCCACACGCTGAACCGCTGA